The segment AAGGCGCTCGGGCTGCCTTCGCGCACCTCCGCGATGGAGCTGGACCTGGATGTCCTGGAGCAGGTCGGCGACGACACGCCCCAGGCGCCGGGCATCTCGGCGTTCCCGGTCGCCACGCAGGACGTCGCGCTCGTCGTCGACGCGTTCGTGCCGCACGCCGAGGTCGAGGCCGCGCTGCGCGAGGGTGCCGGTGAACTGCTGGAGGGCATCCGGCTGTTCGACGTGTACGAGAACGCCGAGCAGCTCGGTGACGGGCGCAAGTCGCTCGCGTACGCGCTGCGCTTCCGGGCGGGCGACCGGACGCTGACGGTCGACGAGGCGTCGGCGGCGCGGGACGCGGCGGTCGCCCTGGCGGGCGAGCGTACGGGAGCGGTGCTGCGCGGCTGATGCAGGGCGCGGCCCCACGCACCTTCGCGTGCGGGCCGCGCACTTCCCTGCGGGGCACTTGAGGGGGATGCGCCAGGCCGGCCACGTCCCGCCGCACCCGTTCGCGCAGTTCCCCGCGCCCCTGAGGGGGTGGGTCCGGCCGTCCGCGTTTTGCCTGCGGGTCCGCTGTGGCTGTTCGCGCAGTTCCCCGCGCCCCTGAGGGGTCACCCTGCCCCCGTCGAGAGCGCCCCTCAGGGGCGCGAGGAACTGCGCGATCAACCCCCGCGTACGCGCGCATGAAGTCCGGGCGGCAGGCCCACCCTCCCCAGGGGCGCGGGGAACTGCGCGTACTTGAAGTCGGGGCGGCAGGCCCACCCCGTCAGGGGCGCGGGGAACTGCGCGAAAGGCAGGGGGGATACCCACCCGCACAGGGCACCCGCCGAACCCGCGGAGCGAAACGCCGGGCCGTCGTTCTTGAGGGGGAGCCGACGGCCCGGCGGACCTCTCGCGAGGCATTCCAGTCAAGCCCCCGCGAACACTGCGCGACAGCGCGCGCACGCTACGGATGCGCGTACTCCGTTCACACCCCGTGTGAAGACGCACCCACTACGCTGACCGGGACCGAGGTACCGGGGGGCACCCATGCAGCCCAACACTCTGCTCGACGCGATCCTGGACGAGGCGGGCGTGTCGCATGCCGGCCTCGCCGCCCACGTCAACCAGGCAGGCCGGGCCCGCGGACTCGCGCTGCGCTACGAGCACACGGCGGTGGCCAGATGGCTCAAGGGCCAGCGCCCCCGGGGCCAGGTGCCCGACCTGATCTGCGAGGTGCTCGCCGCGCGACTGCACCGGCCGGTCACCCTCGACGACATCGGTCTCGGCGTACCGGGCGAGCCGTCCGCCCCGCACGGCACCTCGCTCTCCGGCTTCGTCGAGCGGGCAACCGCCTTGTGGCGTTCCGACGAGCAGCAGCGCCCGCACCTCCTCGGAGCCCCCGCCGTCACCGGCACGCCGGCCGTGATGCCGGTGTGGGAGTGGGAGAACCCGCCCGAGGACGTGGACGTCTCCCGCGGCGGCCGGCACCGCGTCACCCCGTCCGACATAGAGATGCTGCGGGCCGCCCGCGCCCACTACGAGCAGCTGTACCGCAAGGCCGGCGGCATCGCGACCCGCAGCCGTATCGTCGGCTTCCTCAACGCGGAGGCGGCGCCGCTGCTGCGCGGCAGCTACACCGACGAGACGGGACGTCAACTGCACCGCGCCACAGGCGGGTTGGTCGCGGTCGCCGGAATCTGCGCGTACGACTCGGACGCGCACGGCCTGGCGCAGCGCTACTTCCACCAGGCGCTCAGGCTGGCGAAGGCCAGCGGCGACCGGGGACTTGGCGCCTACGTCATCGCGCTGCTCGTCAACCAGTCGCTGTTCATGCGGGAGTACCGGCAGGCCGTCGCCTTCGCGGAGGCCGCGCTCCGGGCGGCGGGCCGGCACATCACCCCCGCGCTCTCCTCGGATCTGTACGCGATGCAGGCCAAGGCGTACGCCCACCTCGGTGACGGTACGAGCGCCCTGTCGTGCATCCGGCGTGCCGAGACCGCCGCCGACCGCATCCGGCCCGGACGGGAGCCCGACGAGACCGGCTATGTCCAGCCGGGCCTGGTCAACGTCCAGGTGGCGGAGGCGCTGCTCAGTCTCGGCGACCTGACCGCCGCCGCCGAGCACGCCGCCGCCGCCGTCGGCACCCCGGCGCACGACCGGGGCCGCGTCCACCGGCTCGCCATGCTGAGCACGATCGAACTGCGCCAGGGCAACACCGACAAGGCGGTGGTCACCGCGGTGCAGATGGCCGAACAGGCCCGGGGCATGGAGTCGCAGCGCCTGCGCGACAGACTCCGGGCCGTGCGCGAGCACCTGGTGCGCAGCGACTGCGCGGGCACGGCCGAGGCCGCCGAACTCATCGACGGGGCCCTGCGCGTACCGCTGTAGCCGGTCCGGCCGGCTGTCCGGCCACCGCACCGAGAACCGGCCGCCGGGCCGACGCTGCATAGTTCCTGCTGCGATATTGCCACTCACTCGACGGAAGGTGGCAGAACCGTGCAGTGGACGAAACAGAACGAACAAACTGTGTATGAAAACCGCTGGTTCAGCGTCAATCTGGCAGATGTGGAGCTGCCCGACGGCCGGCACCTGGACCACTTCCTCATACGGCTGCGGCCGGTGGCGGTGGCGACGGTCGTCAACCAGGCCGACGAGGTCCTGCTGCTGTGGCGGCACCGCTTCATCACCGACAGCTGGGGGTGGGAGCTCGCGGCGGGCGTCGTCGAGGACGGCGAGGACATCGCCCGCGCGGCCGCCAGGGAACTCGAGGAGGAGACCGGCTGGCGGCCGGGGCCGCTGCGCCACCTGATGAGCGTGGAGCCGTCCAACGGGCTCACCGACGCCGTCCACCACATCTACTGGTCGGACGACGGCGAGTACGTGGGACACCCGGTGGACGACTTCGAATCGGACCGCCGGGAGTGGGTCCACCTCGGGCTCGTCCCCGGCATGGTGGCGAGGGGGGAGGTCCCGGCCGCCAACATGGCGGCCGCCCTGATGCTGCTGCACCACCTCAGGCTCGCCTGAACGACGGCCGCCGCACGGCCGCTAGTGGGCCAGCGCCTGCCAGACCGTGGCGACCAGTGCCCCCAGGGCGGTCAGGGCCGCGACCGAGGGCAACGGCCAGCGCGTGTGTTCGAGCGAGATCATGCGGGTGTTCAGCTCGTCGAGTTCCTTGGCGGTCTCCTCGGTGCGGTGCGTCAGCAGGGCGAGTCCGCCCTCGACGCGGGCGTACGCCACGTCGAGCCGACGCCGTAACTCCGCGAGTTCACCATGGACGACGGGATGCTCGGGATCGGCACTCACGGGTCCGCTCCTTTCCGTAGTCGTCTCACATCCCTTGCATGCACATGATGAGTGAACCCGCCCGCCCGGTCCGCAGGGAGAGTGTGCGTGCGGCATATGCGGGCCCGGGGCGCACACGGCGTGTGAACGCCGCGGGCCCGGCGCTCCGAGGAGTGCCGGGCCCGCGGGTGGACAGGCGCGTGCGATCAGTACGCGTAGAAGCCCGAGCCGGTCTTGCGGCCCAGCCGGCCCGCGTCCACCATGCGCTGGAGCAGCGGGGGAGCGGCGTAGAGGGGCTCCTTGTACTCGTCGTACATGCTCTGCGCCACCGAAGCGACGGTGTCCAGGCCGATCAGGTCGGACAGCTTCAGCGGACCCATCGGGTGGGCGCAGCCCATCTCCATGCCGTTGTCGATGTCCTCGCGGCTGGCGATGCCCGTCTCGAACATCCGGATCGCGGAGAGCAGGTAGGGGATCAGCAGGGCGTTGACGACGAAGCCGGACCGGTCCTGGGCGCGGATCGCGTGCTTGCCCAGCACCTTCTCGGCGAAGAGCTGCGCCCGGCTGAGCGTGCCCTCGGAGGTGGTCAGCGCCGGGATCAGCTCGACGAGCTGCTGCACCGGGGCCGGGTTGAAGAAGTGGATGCCGACCACGTGGTCGGGCCGCGAGGTGGCGACCGCCAGCTTCACCAGCGGGATGGAGGAGGTGTTGGAGGCGAGGATGGCGTCCGGGCGGGTCACGACCTGGTCGAGGACCTGGAAGATCTCGGTCTTGACCTGCTCGTTCTCGACCACCGCCTCGATCACCAGATCGCGGTCGGCGAACTCGCCGAGGTCGGTGGTGAAGCTGAGGCGCGCGAGCGCCGCGTCGCGCTCCTCCTCGGAGATCTTGCCCCGCTCGGCGGCCTTGGCCAGGGAGTTCAACAGCCGGGTACGGCCGATCTCCAGAGCCTCGCCGGTGGTCTCGGCGACCTGGACGTCCAGGCCGGCGCGGGCGCAGACCTCGGCGATGCCCGCTCCCATCTGGCCGCAGCCCACCACTCCGACCCGTGAGAGATCTCCCGCTGGGGTGCCCGTCACATCGTCCCTTTCGCCGCGCTGACTCTGATGGCAGGTGCAGGGGCGCCGGGTTCCGGCCGCCCTGCTCCGATCGTGCACGTTACTAGCAAGTATCGATGATCGATCGCCGGGGTGGAGGCATGCTGGAGCCCGAAACGATCCGTGACCGAGCGGATCCGCAGAGTGTGTGGGGATGTGTGCGATGGGGCGACTGACCCGGCGGGCGTTCGCGCTGGCGGCGCTGACGGCGTTCACCACGACGGGCGCGGCGGCCGCTCCCGCGGGGGGCCGGCGGGCGGCAACCGAGATGCGGGGGATGTGGCTGGCCACGGTCGGCAACCGCGACTGGCCGTCACGGTCCGGTCTGAGCGCCGCCGCGCAGCGCGCCGAGCTGATCGACATGCTGGACCTGGCGGTGAGCCGGCGGCTCAACACGGTGGTCTTCCAGGTGCGGCCCACCGCCGACGCGCTGTGGCCCTCGCCGTACGAGCCGTGGTCGCAGGTCCTCACCGGCACGCAGGGCAGGTCGCCGGGGTGGGACCCGCTGGGCACGGCGGTCACCGAGGCCCACGCGCGGGGCCTGCAACTGCACGCCTGGTTCAACCCGTACCGGATCGCCACCCATGACGACCCCACGAAGCTCGTCGCCTCGCATCCGGCGCGCAGGAACCCGCAGTGGGTCGTCCCGTTCGGCGGCAGGCTCTACTACAACCCGGGTCTGCCCGAGGTCCGCGCCTTCGTGCAGGACGCGATCATGGACGCGGTGAAGAAGTACCCGCTGGACGCCGTGCACTTCGACGACTACTTCTACCCGTACCCGGTGGCCGGCCAGACCTTCGACGACGAGGCCGCCTACGACACCTACGGCGGTGCCTTCTCCAGCCGGGCGGCCTGGCGGCGCGACAACATCGACAAGCTGGTGCTGGAGACGGCCGCCCGTATCAAGGCGGTACGGCCCACCACCCAGTTCGGGATCAGTCCGTTCGGAGTGTGGCGCAACGCCTCCACCGACTCGCGCGGCTCGGACACCCGCGCGCTCCAGTCGTACGACGACATCCACGCGGACACCCGTAAGTGGGTCCGCGAGGGCTGGCTCGACTACGTCGTCCCGCAGCTCTACTGGAACATCGGGCTGTCGGCCGCCGACTACGCCGAACTCGTGCCCTGGTGGGCCGAGGTGGCCAAGGGCAGCCGTACCCGCCTCTACATCGGCGAGGCCCTCTACCGGGCGGGCGACCCCACGCAGCCTGCGGCCTGGCAGGACCCGGCCGAACTCACCGCCCATCTGGAGCTGGCCGCGGCTCACCCCCAGGTGCGCGGGCATGTCTTCTTCGCCGCGAAGGACGTGCGCAAGGACCCGATCGGCGCGATGGCCCGGGTGGTCGCCGAGCACTACCGCGAGCCGGCCCAGGCCCCGCGCTGATCGCGTGGTCGGTCCGCTCGATCCACCGCCGTCCTAGCGTTGTTCCTCGGCCATGCGGTGCCGGATCTCCGTGTCCGGGCCGGGCGAGCAGAGGCCCTCGTGCCCGTCCGTGAAGCGGACGCGGTACGGGGGACTGCCTCCCTGGCCGAGTACTTCGACGATCTCGCCGACCTTGTCGTGTTGCCCGACCACCCTGCCGTGCTGGACAAGCTGGTCGCCCGTGGTTGCGCGCATCTGCGAGGCCTCCTCACCGGGTGCCGGAGCGGCGGTGCCGGCGCTAGCCGCGGGCCCGCTGGGTGACGGCGATGCAGACGAGCACGGCAGCAGCCGTCAGCGGGGCTGCGGGCGTGAGGCGCTCGCCCAGCAGCAGCACCGACCACACCAGTGTGAGCAGGGGCTGCGCCAACTGCAACTGGCTGGCCTTGGGAATGCCGATGGCGGCCATGCCCCGGTACCAGACGACCAGGCCGAGGAACTGCGAGCCCGCCGCCACCCACAGCAGCCCGGCGACGCTGTGCGCGGTCAGCCGGACGGGCTCGTGGGCCAGGGCGAGTGCGGCGGCGGGCACGGTGAGCGGCAGGCAGAACACCAGGGCCCAGCCGATGACCTGCCAGCCCGGCATGACCCGGGCCAGCCGACCGCCCTCGGTGTAGCCGGCGGCGCACACCAGCAGCGCCCCGAAGAGGTACAGGTCGGCGCTGGTCAGGGCGCCGCCGCTCTGCTGCACGGTGAACGCCACCACCGCGGCGGCGCCCGCGAGGGCCGCCGCCCAGAAGGTGCGGGAGGGGCGGGTTCCCATGCGCAGGGCGGACAGCAGCGCGGTCGTCAGCGGCAGCAGACCCACCACGACGGCGGCGTGCGCGGTGGTGGACGTCCGCAGCGCGAGCGTGGTGAGCAGGGGGAAGCCGACGACGACACCGGCGGCCACGACGGCGAGCCCCGCCCAGTGCCGGCGGGCGGGCGGCGCGACACGCAGGACGAGCAGACAACCGCCGGCGATCAGGGCGGCCAGGACGCTGCGCACCGAGACCAGCGCCCAGGGGCCGAACCCCTCGAGGCCCCACGCCGTCGCGGGGAAGGTGAGGGAGAAGGCGACGACGCCGAGAGCCGCCAGGAGGGTGCCGAGGCCGCCCGCCCGCGAGCCGCCGCGCGCAGCGGCGTCGTCGGCGGCTTCGGCGGTCGCGCCGGAGGCGGGCCCGGAGGCGGACCCGGAGGCGGACTCCGGGGTGCTGACCGCTATCGCGGATCCGGCGATAGCGCTACTCTGTGTCTTCATGCAAGAGCGTAGCAGTGTGGGTGAGCTGGCGGATCAGCTGCGGGTGGAGTTCGACCGCTACTCCCCGGGTGGAAAGCTGCCGTCGAGCCGGGCACTGGTGGAACGGTTCCGGGTGAGTCCCGTGACCGTCTCGAGGGCGCTGGCGCGGCTCGCCGCCGAGGGGCTGGTGGTCACCCGGCCCGGCGCGGGCGCCTTCCGGGCCCGGCCGTCGTCGGCGCGGCCCGCGCGGGCCGCGGACACCTCCTGGCAGGAGGTCGCCCTGAGCGCGGACGGCGCGGCCGACCTCGTGCCGCGCTCGGTCGAGGCGGCGGGCGTCACGGTCTCGCTGGCGGCCCCGCCGCCCGGCGTGGTCGAGTTCAACGGCGGTTATCTGCACCCCTCGTTGCAGCCGGAGCGGGCGATGGCGGCGGCCCTGGCCCGGGCCGGGCGGCGGCCCGGCGCGTGGGGCCGGCCGCCCATGGAGGGGCTGCCGGAGCTGCGCGAGTGGTTCGCGCGCGCCATCGGCGGCTCCGTCACCGCGGCCGAGGTGCTGGTCAGCGGGGGCGGTCAGGCGTCGCTCACCACCGCCCTGCGCGCCCTGGCCCCGCCCGGAGCGCCCGTCCTCGTCGAGTCGCCCACCTATCCGGGCATGCTCGCGATCGCCCGGGCGGCGGGCCTGCGGCCGGTGCCGGTCCCGGTCGACCCGGACGGGGTCCGGCCGGATCTGCTCGCCGACGCGTTCCGGGCGACGGGTGCCCGGGTCTTCGTCTGCCAGCCGCTGTTCCAGAACCCGACCGGGGCCGTCCTCGCCGCCGACCGGCGCGGGCAGGTCCTGCGGACCGCGCGCGAGGCGGGCGCCTTCGTCGTCGAGGACGACTTCGTGCGGCGGCTCGCGCACGAGGACGCCGGTCGGCTGCCGCGCCCGCTCGTCGCCGACGACCCCGACGGCGTCGTCGTCCACGTCGGCTCGCTGACCAAGGCGACCTCGCCCAGCTTCCGCGTCAGCGCGCTGGCCGCCCGTGGTCCGGTGCTGGAACGCCTGCGTGCCATCCAGGTCGTCGACTCGTTCTTCGTCCCCCGCCCGCTCCAGGAGGCGGCCCTCGAACTGGTCGGCTCACCGGCCTGGCCGCGCCATCTACGGGCCGTCGCGGCCGAGTTGAGGACCCGCCGGGACGCGATGACCTCCGCGTTGCGACTGCGGCTGCCCGAACTGGCCCTGCCGCACGTCCCGTCCGGCGGCTACCACCTGTGGTTGCGGCTGCCCGACGGCGCCGACGAGGGCGCGTTCGCGGCGGCCGCTCTGCGCGCGGGCGTGGCCCTCACCCCGGGCCGGCCCTACTTCAGCGCCGAACCCCCGGCCGCCCACGTACGGGTGAGCTTCGCGGCCGTCGGCGGGACGGAGGAGATCGCTGAGGGGGTGCGCCGGCTGAGGACCGCGTGCGACGAGGTGTTCCCCGCAAACCGTTCGACATGACGACCGACGTCTTGTGAGGATCCGGCCATGAACGCCGTCAACGCCACTCCGCCCCTCGCCGCGGGCTACGAGATATCCGCCGACACCGCCCGGATCGACGTCGACCGGGTCCACCACTGGCTCTCCACGGACGCGTACTGGGCGGCCGGGCGCGAGCGGGAGAAGCAGGAACGGGCGATCGCCGGTTCGCTGAACTTCGGCGTCTACGACACGGCCACGGGGGAGCAGGTCGCCTACGCGCGGGTCGTGACCGACCTCGCGGACTTCGCCTGGCTGTGCGACGTGTACGTGGACCGGTCCGTGCGCGGCAAGGGCGTCGGGACCGCCCTCGTCGCCGCCGTCCGTGACCACCTGCGGCCCTACCGGCTGCGGCGCATCCTGCTCGCCACGCACGACGCGCACGGCGTCTACGCGCAGGTCGGCTTCGAGGCGCTGGAGAAGCCGGAGCAGTGGATGGCGCTGATCTTCGCGAAGGCCGCGCCGGCGTGAGCCGTGGGCGGGGGAGCCGGGACCGAGGCGCGGGTTATCTGGGGACTTGTCCGGCAGATCCTGACCCGTCGGTCAGTTTTCTTCCGGCCGTGACCCGGCACCCCTTGACCCGCCCAGGAGGGCGGCTCACCATCACCGCATGCCACTAAGGGTCACGTTCGTCGCCGCCGCTCGCAGCTCGGGGCTGCTCGCGGAACGCTTCGAGGACGACCGGCCGCTGGACCAGGACGGCTGGGGCGAGGTGTTGCAGGTGGCGGACGCCCTGCTGCCCCTCGCCGCCGCGGAACTGCGCTACTGCTCGCCCACCCCGCGCAGCCGCGCCACCGGGGACGCGCTCGGTTACGCCCCGCTGGTCCAGCTCGCGCTGCGGGACTGCGACATGGGCCGCTGGCGCGGTCTCACCCTGGGCGAGGCGATGGCCCGCGAACCGGAGGCCGTGGACGCCTGGCTCTCCGATCCGCTCGCCACCCCGCACGGCGGGGAGTCGCTGTTCGCGTTCATCACCCGGGTCGCGGGCTGGCTCGACACCCGCCCGGTGGGCGACGGCGGCCGCATCGTCGCCGTCGCCGAGCCGAGCGTGATCCGCGCGGCGCTGGTGTACGCCCTGAAGGCGCCGCCCGCGACGTACTGGAACATCGACGTGCGTCCGCTGTCGACGACCACCGTCACGGGCCGGGCCGGCCGCTGGAACCTCCGCCTCGAAGGCGCCACCGCTCAGCGCAGCCGCGCGTAGTCGGTGGTGAGCAGCAGGTCCTTGGCGGGGCCCGCCACCTGCCAGACCGTCCGCCAGTGGTCCGGGTCCCGGACGGTGAACTCGCCCCGGTAGAGGTCCGCGGAGCAGGGATGCCCGACGACGTGCCGCCCGGTCGTCAGGTCCAGGTCGTGGAAGGGGCGGCCGTCGGCGAACCGTACGTCCGCCGTGCCGGGCGTGGGCCCCGGCAGGAAGCGCAGGGTGCGCTCGGCGGGCCGGGGAACCCCGAGCCAGACGAACGTGCCGGCCTCCTCGTGCAGCAGCCCGCCCGCGTCCGGCAGCCCGCCCGCGTCCAGCGGGCCGAACACCGTGGTGCCGTCGAAGCGGCCCTCGCCGCCGCCCGCCCGGTCCTGGACCGACCGTGTCACCCGCCAGCTCCCCAGGAGGTAGGCCAGGGCGTCCGGCACCGGCCGGAACTCTTCCATGCGTCCTCGCTTCCGACACTTTCGCTGCGGTCCGCCCCATTGACGCGTCCCTGCCCCCTCCCTATCTTGCCGTTCGAAGTGCTGATCATTGTCTGATATTTCGAACAACTCGCCTCACCGAGCCGCGGAGTATTCATGCCACGCAGCACCACCCGCACCCGTTGGAGACTGGGCCTCGCCACCACCGCCCTGCTGACGGCCGCCGCCCTCGTTCCCGTCCCGGCGCACGCCGAGACCGTGACCGACTACGCCCTCACCGTCGATCCCGCAGCTCAGGGCGCGCAGATCGACGACACGATGTACGGCGTCTTCTTCGAGGACATCAACCGGGCGGCCGACGGCGGCCTGTACGCCGAACTCGTGCAGAACCGGTCCTTCGAGTACTCCGCCGTCGACAACAGGGCGTACACCCCGCTGACGTCCTGGACGGTCGACGGCACCGCGCAGGTCCTGGACGACGCCGGCCGGCTCAACGACCGCAACCGCAACTACCTCTCCCTGGGCGCCGGTTCCGCCGTGACCAACGCCGGCTACAACACCGGGGTCCGCGTCGAGCAGGGCAAGCGGTACGACTTCTCGGTGTGGGCCCGCGCCGCGCGCGGCAGCGCGCTCACGGTGAGCCTCCAGGACGCGGGCGGTGTGCTCGCCACGGCCCGCGCGGTGACCGTGCGCAAGGGGGGCTGGGCCCGCTACCGGGCCACCTTCACGGCGACCCGGACCAGCAGCGAGGGCCGGCTGACGGTGGCCTCCTCGGCCGCGACGGCCCTCGACATGGTCTCCCTGTTCCCCCGGGACACCTACCGGCACGAGCCCAACGGCCTGCGCAAGGACCTCGCCGAGAAGATCGCCGCCCTGCACCCGGGCTTCGTGCGCTTCCCCGGCGGCTGCCTGGTCAACACCGGCTCCATGCAGGACTACAGCGAGGCCTCCGGCTGGCAGCGCGCCCGCTCCTACCAGTGGAAGGACACCGTCGGCCCCGTCGAGGAACGGGCCGTCAACTCCAACTTCTGGGGATACAACCAGAGTTACGGGCTCGGCTACTACGAGTACTTCCGCTTCGCCGAGGACGTCGGCGCGATGCCGCTGCCCGTCGTGCCGGCCCTGGTGACCGGCTGCGGCCAGAACCGGGCCGTCGTCGACGACGCGCTCCTGAAGCGCCACATCCAGGACACCCTGGACCTGATCGAGTTCGCCAACGGCCCCGTCACCTCCCCCTGGGGCAAGAAGCGCGCGCAGATGGGCCACCCCGCGCCCTTCCGCCTCACGCACCTGGAGGTCGGCAACGAGGAGAACCTGCCCGCCGAGTTCTTCGCCCGCTTCGAGCAGTTCCGCGCCGCCGTCGAGGCGAAGTACCCGGACGTCACCGTCGTCTCCAACTCGGGTCCGGACGACTCGGGCCAGATCTTCGACACGGCCTGGCAGCTCAACCGGGACGCCGGGGTCGCGATGGTGGACGAGCACTACTACAACAGTCCGCAGTGGTTCCTCCAGAACAACGACCGCTACGACTCCTACGACCGCAGCGGCCCCAAGGTCTTCCTCGGTGAGTACGCCTCCCAGGGCAACGCCTTCAAGAACGGCCTCGCCGAAGCGGCCTACATGACCGGCCTGGAGCGCAACGCCGACGTGGTGAAGCTCGCCTCCTACGCCCCGCTGTTCGCCAACGAGGACTACGTCCAGTGGCGGCCGGACCTGGTGTGGTTCAACAACCACGCCTCCTGGAACTCGGCCAACTACGAGGTCCAGAAACTGTTCATGACCAACGTCGGCGACCGCGTGGTGCCCTCCACGGCCACCGGGACGCCCTCGCTCCAGGGGCCCGTCACCGGCGCCGTCGGCCTGTCGACCTGGGCCACCTCCGCGGCCTACGACGACGTACGGGTGACCGGCGCGAACGGCGACACGCTGCTGAGCGACGACTTCTCCGGCGACGCCTCCCGCTGGACGCACACGGGCGGCGGCAGCTGGTCGCTCCAGGACGGTCAGTACGTACAGACCGACACCGCGGCCGAGAACACCATGGTCTTCGCCGGCGACCCCGCCTGGCACGACTACGACCTGCGGGTGAAGGCCACCAAGAAGTCCGGCAAGGAAGGCTTCCTGGTCGCCTTCGGCGTCAAGGACACCGGCAACTACTACTGGTGGAACCTGGGCGGCTGGAACAACACCCGGTCCGCCGTCGAGCAGGCCGTGGACGGCGGCAAGTCCACGCTGATCTCCAAGGCCGGGTCCGTCGAGACGGGCCGCGCCTACGACATCCACGTCAAGGTGCGGGGCCGCCAGGTCACCCTCTACCTCGACGGCCAGGAGTGGGGCAGCTTCACCGACGACAAGCCCGCGGAGCCGTTCCGCCAGGTCGTCACCGAGGACGACCGGACCGGCGACCTGATCGTCAAGGTCGTCAACGCCCAGTCCACGCAGGCCCGCACGGCGATCGACCTCGGCGGCGCCCGGGTCGCCTCCCGGGCGAGGGTGACGACGCTGGCCGCCGCTCCGGACGCGGTCAACACGGAGACCGGGACCGCGGTCGCCCCGGTGACCTCGACCTTCACCGGGGTCGCGAACCGGTTCACCTACACCTTCCCGGCGAACTCGGTCACCTTCCTGCGGATCAGACAGCGGTAGCGGCCCTCAGGATTCCCCGCGCCGGAACCAGCCCCGCCCCCGCCCCCGTCCCTGCCGCTGCGGCGGGAGCGGGGCCGGGGGCGCCTGCGGGGCGGACGGGCCGCCGAACGGGGGCAGGGCCTTGAACCGGTCGTCGAAGGTGACCGTGGGTGTGATCCGGCGCAGCGCGGCGCGCACGAGGGTGAGCGGATGCCCGGGGAACTGCGCGTCCCACTCCTCGTGATCACCGACGTGGCAGGGCAGACCGCCGGGTTCCCCGTCCGCGTAGGGGTGCGGCCGGAAGTACGCGGCCGGACCCACCCGGGCCATGATCGAGGCCTCCCGTACGCCCGTCGTGGCGCCCTCGGCCGCCTGCACCTTCACGACCACGCTCGACCCGGCCCTGGGCACGGTCCAGGAGGCGAGGAACGCCTGCCCCGGCCTGCTCTCCAGGGGCATCTTGACCAGCTGGCGGACCGCCGGGACGCCGTCCACGGAGCCGGGCTCCGCCTCGATCAGTCCGCCGCCCGCCTGCGCGACGAGCCGCGCCAGACCCGCGCCGAGCCGCCCCGGCTCGTGCAGCCCGGCGGGCAGGTCGGGGACGAGGGGGAAGAAGTGGACCGACAGGACGAGTCCCGCCGCGTCCGTCCACAGCCCGGGCTCACGCTCGGTGAAGCCGGTCAGGTCCAGGCCGGTTATCGGTGTCATGGCGATCATCGGGCCGAGGTTACGCAGCCCACGGCTCCGGGCAAAGATCACTCCGGGGGCCACCCCCCGCGCGGAACGCGGGCCGCCGCCCGCATGGATTGCATAAACGTGCAACGAAACGTATAGTCATGCCATCCAGGAGGAGGAGTCATGGTGGTACGTGCGGCGGTGGCCGGAGCGAGCGGGTACGCGGGCGGAGAGCTGCTGCGCCTGCTCCTGACGCACCCCGGGATCGAGATCGGCGCCCTGACCGGCAATTCCAACGCCGGCCAGAAGCTGGGCGCCCTCCAGCCGCACCTGCTGCCGCTGGCCGACCGCGTGCTCCAGGAGACCACCCCCGAGGTGCTCGCCGGACACGACGTCGTCTTCCTCGCCCTCCCGCACGGCCAGTCCGCCGCCGTCGCCGAACAGCTCGGCCCGGAGGTCCTCGTCGTCGACATGG is part of the Streptomyces asoensis genome and harbors:
- a CDS encoding transcriptional regulator, producing the protein MQPNTLLDAILDEAGVSHAGLAAHVNQAGRARGLALRYEHTAVARWLKGQRPRGQVPDLICEVLAARLHRPVTLDDIGLGVPGEPSAPHGTSLSGFVERATALWRSDEQQRPHLLGAPAVTGTPAVMPVWEWENPPEDVDVSRGGRHRVTPSDIEMLRAARAHYEQLYRKAGGIATRSRIVGFLNAEAAPLLRGSYTDETGRQLHRATGGLVAVAGICAYDSDAHGLAQRYFHQALRLAKASGDRGLGAYVIALLVNQSLFMREYRQAVAFAEAALRAAGRHITPALSSDLYAMQAKAYAHLGDGTSALSCIRRAETAADRIRPGREPDETGYVQPGLVNVQVAEALLSLGDLTAAAEHAAAAVGTPAHDRGRVHRLAMLSTIELRQGNTDKAVVTAVQMAEQARGMESQRLRDRLRAVREHLVRSDCAGTAEAAELIDGALRVPL
- a CDS encoding NUDIX hydrolase, which gives rise to MQWTKQNEQTVYENRWFSVNLADVELPDGRHLDHFLIRLRPVAVATVVNQADEVLLLWRHRFITDSWGWELAAGVVEDGEDIARAAARELEEETGWRPGPLRHLMSVEPSNGLTDAVHHIYWSDDGEYVGHPVDDFESDRREWVHLGLVPGMVARGEVPAANMAAALMLLHHLRLA
- a CDS encoding 3-hydroxybutyryl-CoA dehydrogenase — its product is MTGTPAGDLSRVGVVGCGQMGAGIAEVCARAGLDVQVAETTGEALEIGRTRLLNSLAKAAERGKISEEERDAALARLSFTTDLGEFADRDLVIEAVVENEQVKTEIFQVLDQVVTRPDAILASNTSSIPLVKLAVATSRPDHVVGIHFFNPAPVQQLVELIPALTTSEGTLSRAQLFAEKVLGKHAIRAQDRSGFVVNALLIPYLLSAIRMFETGIASREDIDNGMEMGCAHPMGPLKLSDLIGLDTVASVAQSMYDEYKEPLYAAPPLLQRMVDAGRLGRKTGSGFYAY
- a CDS encoding glycoside hydrolase family 10 protein — encoded protein: MGRLTRRAFALAALTAFTTTGAAAAPAGGRRAATEMRGMWLATVGNRDWPSRSGLSAAAQRAELIDMLDLAVSRRLNTVVFQVRPTADALWPSPYEPWSQVLTGTQGRSPGWDPLGTAVTEAHARGLQLHAWFNPYRIATHDDPTKLVASHPARRNPQWVVPFGGRLYYNPGLPEVRAFVQDAIMDAVKKYPLDAVHFDDYFYPYPVAGQTFDDEAAYDTYGGAFSSRAAWRRDNIDKLVLETAARIKAVRPTTQFGISPFGVWRNASTDSRGSDTRALQSYDDIHADTRKWVREGWLDYVVPQLYWNIGLSAADYAELVPWWAEVAKGSRTRLYIGEALYRAGDPTQPAAWQDPAELTAHLELAAAHPQVRGHVFFAAKDVRKDPIGAMARVVAEHYREPAQAPR
- a CDS encoding DUF1918 domain-containing protein, with the translated sequence MRATTGDQLVQHGRVVGQHDKVGEIVEVLGQGGSPPYRVRFTDGHEGLCSPGPDTEIRHRMAEEQR
- a CDS encoding DMT family transporter: MKTQSSAIAGSAIAVSTPESASGSASGPASGATAEAADDAAARGGSRAGGLGTLLAALGVVAFSLTFPATAWGLEGFGPWALVSVRSVLAALIAGGCLLVLRVAPPARRHWAGLAVVAAGVVVGFPLLTTLALRTSTTAHAAVVVGLLPLTTALLSALRMGTRPSRTFWAAALAGAAAVVAFTVQQSGGALTSADLYLFGALLVCAAGYTEGGRLARVMPGWQVIGWALVFCLPLTVPAAALALAHEPVRLTAHSVAGLLWVAAGSQFLGLVVWYRGMAAIGIPKASQLQLAQPLLTLVWSVLLLGERLTPAAPLTAAAVLVCIAVTQRARG